In one Arachis duranensis cultivar V14167 chromosome 9, aradu.V14167.gnm2.J7QH, whole genome shotgun sequence genomic region, the following are encoded:
- the LOC107465057 gene encoding pectin acetylesterase 12 isoform X1 encodes MAIMKKKLKFFGFAFAFACLVCGVVSYGSEPLSVLSFLENDAVWAKPSSVTYQPLMVNLTLIHGAASIGAVCLDGTLPGYHLDRGFGSGANSWLVHLEGGGWCNTVRNCVYRKTTRRGSSTYMESQIQFTGILSNKAEENPDFFNWNRVKLRYCDGASFSGDSELESEQLQFRGQKIWLAAIEELMFQGMQTANQALLSGCSAGGLASLIHCDEFRSLFTESTKVKCLSDAGFFLDAVDVSGNRTLKNLFEGVVQLQDVQKNLPKSCLDQLDPTSCFFPQNMVQHIETPLFLLNAAYDSWQVQASLAPHSADPNGFWSDCKANHANCTSSQIQFLQDFRDELLNNLKDFANTPQTGLFINSCFAHCQSERQETWFADNSPLLDNKPIAVAVGDWYFDREVVKAIDCAYPCDNTCHNLVFK; translated from the exons ATGGcaataatgaagaagaagctgaaattttttggatttgcATTTGCATTTGCATGCTTAGTTTGTGGTGTTGTCTCCTATGGATCTGAGCCACTCTCTGTGCTTTCTTTCTTGGAAAACGATGCCGTTTGGGCCAAGCCTTCTTCAGTAACATACCAACCTCTCATGGTTAATCTCACTCTCATTCATGGAGCTGCTTCTATAGGAGCTG TTTGTTTGGATGGAACATTGCCGGGTTACCACTTGGATCGCGGATTCGGATCTGGTGCGAATAGTTGGCTTGTTCACTTGGAG GGAGGAGGGTGGTGTAATACTGTTAGAAACTGCGTCTACAGAAAAACTACTCGCCGTGGTTCCTCGACATACATGGAAAGTCAAATACAATTCACCGGAATCTTGAGCAATAAGGCAGAAGAAAACCCTG ATTTCTTTAACTGGAATAGAGTCAAATTAAGGTACTGTGATGGGGCATCTTTCAGTGGTGATAGTGAACTTGAG TCTGAGCAGCTTCAATTCCGAGGACAAAAAATATGGCTAGCAGCAATCGAGGAATTGATGTTCCAAGGAATGCAGACAGCGAACCAG GCACTTCTGTCCGGATGCTCGGCTGGCGGCTTGGCATCTCTAATACATTGCGATGAGTTCCGGAGCTTGTTTACAGAATCTACCAAGGTTAAATGTTTGAGCGATGCTGGGTTTTTCCTTGATGC AGTTGATGTCTCTGGGAACCGCACACTGAAGAATCTGTTTGAAGGTGTAGTTCAGTTACAG GATGTACAAAAGAACCTGCCTAAAAGTTGCCTCGACCAATTGGATCCAACTTCG TGCTTCTTTCCTCAGAATATGGTCCAACATATTGAGACTCCATTGTTTCTACTCAATGCAGCGTATGATTCGTGGCAG GTCCAAGCCAGTTTAGCCCCACATTCAGCTGACCCGAATGGCTTTTGGAGCGATTGCAAAGCGAACCATGCGAATTGTACCTCATCTCAGATTCAGTTCCTCCAAG ACTTCAGAGATGAATTGCTAAACAACTTGAAAGACTTCGCAAACACACCTCAAACTGGACTATTCATAAATTCTTGTTTTGCTCATTGCCAGTCTGAGAGACAAGAGACATGGTTTGCTGATAACTCTCCCCTACTTGACAACAAG CCAATTGCAGTTGCTGTCGGAGACTGGTATTTCGACCGAGAAGTAGTCAAAGCCATTGACTGTGCTTATCCCTGTGACAATACTTGCCACAATCTGGTGTTTAAGTGa
- the LOC107465057 gene encoding pectin acetylesterase 12 isoform X2 — MAIMKKKLKFFGFAFAFACLVCGVVSYGSEPLSVLSFLENDAVWAKPSSVTYQPLMVNLTLIHGAASIGAVCLDGTLPGYHLDRGFGSGANSWLVHLEGGGWCNTVRNCVYRKTTRRGSSTYMESQIQFTGILSNKAEENPDFFNWNRVKLRYCDGASFSGDSELESEQLQFRGQKIWLAAIEELMFQGMQTANQALLSGCSAGGLASLIHCDEFRSLFTESTKVKCLSDAGFFLDAVDVSGNRTLKNLFEGVVQLQDVQKNLPKSCLDQLDPTSCFFPQNMVQHIETPLFLLNAAYDSWQVQASLAPHSADPNGFWSDCKANHANCTSSQIQFLQDFRDELLNNLKDFANTPQTGLFINSCFAHCQSERQETWFADNSPLLDNKLLSETGISTEK, encoded by the exons ATGGcaataatgaagaagaagctgaaattttttggatttgcATTTGCATTTGCATGCTTAGTTTGTGGTGTTGTCTCCTATGGATCTGAGCCACTCTCTGTGCTTTCTTTCTTGGAAAACGATGCCGTTTGGGCCAAGCCTTCTTCAGTAACATACCAACCTCTCATGGTTAATCTCACTCTCATTCATGGAGCTGCTTCTATAGGAGCTG TTTGTTTGGATGGAACATTGCCGGGTTACCACTTGGATCGCGGATTCGGATCTGGTGCGAATAGTTGGCTTGTTCACTTGGAG GGAGGAGGGTGGTGTAATACTGTTAGAAACTGCGTCTACAGAAAAACTACTCGCCGTGGTTCCTCGACATACATGGAAAGTCAAATACAATTCACCGGAATCTTGAGCAATAAGGCAGAAGAAAACCCTG ATTTCTTTAACTGGAATAGAGTCAAATTAAGGTACTGTGATGGGGCATCTTTCAGTGGTGATAGTGAACTTGAG TCTGAGCAGCTTCAATTCCGAGGACAAAAAATATGGCTAGCAGCAATCGAGGAATTGATGTTCCAAGGAATGCAGACAGCGAACCAG GCACTTCTGTCCGGATGCTCGGCTGGCGGCTTGGCATCTCTAATACATTGCGATGAGTTCCGGAGCTTGTTTACAGAATCTACCAAGGTTAAATGTTTGAGCGATGCTGGGTTTTTCCTTGATGC AGTTGATGTCTCTGGGAACCGCACACTGAAGAATCTGTTTGAAGGTGTAGTTCAGTTACAG GATGTACAAAAGAACCTGCCTAAAAGTTGCCTCGACCAATTGGATCCAACTTCG TGCTTCTTTCCTCAGAATATGGTCCAACATATTGAGACTCCATTGTTTCTACTCAATGCAGCGTATGATTCGTGGCAG GTCCAAGCCAGTTTAGCCCCACATTCAGCTGACCCGAATGGCTTTTGGAGCGATTGCAAAGCGAACCATGCGAATTGTACCTCATCTCAGATTCAGTTCCTCCAAG ACTTCAGAGATGAATTGCTAAACAACTTGAAAGACTTCGCAAACACACCTCAAACTGGACTATTCATAAATTCTTGTTTTGCTCATTGCCAGTCTGAGAGACAAGAGACATGGTTTGCTGATAACTCTCCCCTACTTGACAACAAG TTGCTGTCGGAGACTGGTATTTCGACCGAGAAGTAG
- the LOC107465030 gene encoding uncharacterized protein LOC107465030, with protein MAETTRDEDRTEEDNRKGGRNVILLEEADISEGINACSNSLFGRLFTSKTFSIGTMGNALKAIWGNPEGFSVSDKGDNSFQFFFNKEVDVLRVERGSPWLFKDYVLHVKRWKED; from the coding sequence ATGGCTGAGACAACGAGGGATGAAGATCGGACCGAGGAAGACAACCGGAAAGGAGGTAGGAATGTGATTCTACTGGAAGAGGCAGACATATCAGAAGGTATTAACGCTTGCTCCAATAGTCTCTTTGGCAGACTCTTTACTTCCAAAACCTTCTCAATTGGAACCATGGGGAATGCTTTAAAGGCTATATGGGGAAACCCAGAAGGATTTAGCGTGAGCGATAAAGGGGATAATTCCTTccaattcttttttaataaagaagTGGATGTCTTGCGTGTTGAACGTGGTTCTCCATGGCTATTCAAAGATTATGTGCTCCATGTCAAGAGATGGAAGGAAGATTAG
- the LOC107465064 gene encoding protein SENSITIVITY TO RED LIGHT REDUCED 1 has translation MEASAKPPAIHNCTSDGGWTVVLPRRGRQRSKATKVGVSEEKQEPWAPTDSQTDPSRETSMMQKMERCINRVGSSEFYSTMRCQIQTSLSDYVHRVLGSETKMEMVVYGIGSIESYEPPRLQLSLAILMRRDFSWIGNIEVYDPVLSLSESRVIESLGCSVMSVNEHGRREAQKPTMFFMPHCEAELYNNLLQANWKLNLLRNMVLFGNSFETYKEHASLCKNSRVNSMEHILSVRRFTTEFRIKTVSDDYYNAFHDSSWHFFSPVLETELQLSDS, from the coding sequence ATGGAAGCTTCGGCAAAACCTCCAGCAATTCACAATTGTACTTCTGATGGAGGATGGACAGTTGTTTTACCCCGTCGTGGCAGACAAAGAAGTAAAGCTACCAAAGTTGGAGTTtcagaagaaaaacaagaaccaTGGGCTCCAACGGATTCTCAGACTGATCCAAGCCGAGAAACATCAATGATGCAGAAGATGGAAAGATGTATAAATAGGGTTGGGAGCTCCGAGTTCTATAGTACTATGAGATGTCAAATCCAAACATCACTTTCTGATTATGTCCATAGGGTGTTAGGCTCAGAGACAAAGATGGAAATGGTCGTTTATGGTATTGGCAGCATCGAATCGTACGAGCCCCCTCGATTGCAACTTAGCCTTGCAATATTGATGAGAAGAGATTTCAGTTGGATCGGAAACATAGAGGTGTATGATCCTGTTCTATCTCTATCTGAGTCTCGGGTTATAGAATCCCTCGGTTGTTCTGTCATGTCAGTAAATGAGCATGGGAGGCGAGAGGCACAAAAACCGACTATGTTCTTCATGCCTCATTGCGAGGCAGAGTTATATAATAACCTGTTGCAGGCAAATTGGAAACTGAATCTATTAAGAAACATGGTATTGTTTGGTAACAGCTTTGAAACATACAAGGAGCATGCTTCATTGTGTAAGAATTCACGTGTTAACTCAATGGAGCATATTTTGTCTGTTCGTAGGTTCACAACAGAGTTTAGAATCAAAACAGTTTCAGATGATTATTATAATGCATTTCATGATTCTAGTTGGCATTTTTTTAGCCCTGTCCTGGAGACTGAGCTGCAACTTTCAGATTCTTGA
- the LOC107465027 gene encoding uncharacterized protein LOC107465027, translating into MAAALMSPTPFFRRFLTQRSKPTISCCSHSFKFKRQYTSVMIVPTGIGAAIGGYAGDALPVARALSTVVDCLITHPNVLNAAMLYWPMPNTLYVEGYALDRFAEGLWALQPVHQNRVGIVLDAGIEEDLRLRHLQVADAARASLGLPIIEYIVTDTPLEVEKWIDPETGKSTGRIRHPDSLIRAVWNLVNRSKVNAIAVVGRFPDDDTDDVDDYRLGMGVDLLAGVEAVISHLVVKEFKIPCAHAPAMSPLTMSLSLSPKSAAEEIGYTFLPCVLAGLSNAPQYLVNSSESTERNFISVSDVDSVILPRDACGGDGTLAFARSEKNKPLMITVEENDTVLNDTADKLGFETLQVSNYWEAIGVVASHKAGINPFSLRRNKIPNIGCASMHLNGHSIARERAIS; encoded by the exons ATGGCCGCAGCTCTCATGTCTCCGACTCCTTTCTTTCGCCGCTTCCTCACTCAACGCTCCAAACCAACCATTTCCTGCTGCTCCCATTCCTTCAAG TTTAAAAGGCAGTACACGAGCGTGATGATAGTGCCTACAGGGATTGGAGCTGCTATTGGTGGTTACGCTGGAGATGCTTTGCCCGTTGCTCGTGCTCTCTCCACCGTCGTTGATTGTCTTATCACTCATCcaaat GTTCTTAATGCAGCAATGCTATACTGGCCCATGCCAAATACATTATACGTTGAAGGTTATGCGCTTGACCGCTTTGCAGAAGGGTTGTGGGCTTTACAACCTGTTCACCAAAATAGA GTGGGAATAGTTCTCGATGCTGGAATAGAGGAGGACCTTCGACTTCGCCATTTACAAGTAGCTGATGCTGCTAGGGCATCACTTGGATTacccatcatagaatatattgTCACTGACACTCCCCTTGAG GTGGAGAAGTGGATTGATCCAGAAACTGGAAAATCAACAGGGAGGATTAGGCACCCTGATTCTTTGATTAGAGCTGTATGGAATTTAGTGAATAGGTCAAAAGTGAATGCCATTGCTGTTGTTGGGCGTTTTCCAGATGATGATACTGATGATGTAGATGACTATCGGCTGGGAATG GGAGTAGATCTTTTGGCAGGAGTTGAGGCAGTTATAAGCCATCTAGTGGTAAAGGAGTTCAAAATTCCCTGTGCTCATGCTCCTGCTATGTCTCCACTTACGATGAGTTTGTCTCTTAGTCCAAAATCAGCAGCAGAGGAG ATTGGCTACACCTTCTTGCCATGTGTACTTGCTGGCTTAAGTAATGCTCCTCAATACTTGGTTAACTCCTCTGAATCTACGGAGAGGAATTTCATATCTGTGAGCGATGTCGATTCTGTGATCCTTCCCAGAGATGCTTGTGGAGGTGATGGAACTCTTGCTTTTGCAAGAAGTGAAAAAAATAAG CCTCTGATGATTACAGTGGAAGAAAATGATACTGTTCTCAATGATACTGCAGATAAACTTGGTTTTGAAACG CTGCAGGTCTCAAATTATTGGGAGGCCATTGGAGTTGTTGCTTCTCACAAGGCAGGGATCAATCCCTTCTCGCTTAGACGAAACAAAATTCCTAACATTGGGTGTGCTTCTATGCATCTCAATGGTCACTCCATTGCAAGAGAAAGAGCTATCTCTTAG